The sequence below is a genomic window from Pirellulales bacterium.
ATCCAGGGGCGCCGATCCTGCGGATAGACCAGATGATTTTGCAGCGGATTCGTCGCCATCTCGGCTGTCGCGAATCCTTCGCCCGTGTGATACGGCAATGTTCCGCTCATACGCTTGATCTCGCTCGTTAAATCGATCGCATGAATCTGCGTTTCGGATACCCGAGCAAACGTAGATTGCGGCTAGAATCGTGATTGAGCCCAATGCTTAGAAGCACCGGCTTTTCGGTGGCGCAATGCGCATTTCCGGCGCAATCGTCGCAGGAAAACCGGTTGCCGCTGCTGGTATTGCGGCTACGGCAATGGCTTTTCAAAACGTGCCGTCACAGGATCGAGCGACGATTAACGGTCGCTCAAGGCGCCTCGCGGCCGATACAGTAGACGTGCTCGGCGGTGCGGATCAGGAGTTTCCCCTGCGCGATCGCTGGCGTCGCGATGCACAACTCGTCGAGCGAATTGGTGTGGTCGATCGTGAACTCGCGACCGACCGGCATCACGTACGTATCTCCCGCTTCGCTCAAGAAGAAAATCTTTCCGTTATAGGCCCAGGGTGAGGCCGTGAAACTGGCCCCTTGCGGAAAGCGGGTGCGGCTGAAAACTTGCTCGCCGGTCGCGGCGTCATTGCACGTGACCATCCCGAGATCGAGCAGCGTGTAGTACAGCCCGCCATAAACAATTGGCGACGTGTTATAGGGCCCCATCTTTTCCAGCGACCACTTGATATAGTCGTTTGACGTCTGCCCTTCACCGAGCGTAATGTCGCCGTTGGCCCCCGGCTTGATCGCGTATACCGGGCGGTTCTTGTCTTGAAAGTACCCGCTGGTGATATAGAGCAGCCCATCGACGACAAACGGCGAAGGGATCGTCAGCGACGACATATGCCCGTCGAAGTGCCAAAGCAGCTCACCTGCCGTGTTGTACGAACGATTCTCCTTCCGCCCGGTGGCTACGATTTCGGTTGTGTCCCCGTGATGCCAGGCCAGCGGTGTTCCCCAGGTGCTTTGCTCATCGCGAGAAGTCTTCCAGAGCAGCTTGCCGGTCGCGCCGTCGACGGCGGCAATGTAAGAATCCTCGCTGTTGTCATAAACAAAGACGACCTGGTTTCCGACGACGATCGGCGACGCAGCCGCCCCATAGGCGAGCATCGACTTCTTCGGCGCGATGTCGTACGTCCACAAGTGATTGCCGTCGAAGTCGTAGCAATACAGCCCCAGGTCGCCGAACAGGACATACAGGCGCTGCCCGTCGGTCGTAGGCGTTTCGGCCGCGTACGTATTCTTGGGATGGCGCGGGACGACTGGTTTCCCTTCATGAGCATCTTTCTTCCATAGCACCTCGCCGGTCTTGAAATCGAGACAATACACCCTCCAGTGATGAATCGAATCAGGAGGCTCGCCACGACCAAGGCCCAGATACAAACCGCGTTTCGGTGCTTCGTACTCATCGTCGCTGTCGACCGCCGATATGAACACCCGATCCTGCCAGACGATTGGGCTTCCCCATCCACGACCAGGAATGCGCGCCTTCCAGCGAACATTTTTTTCCTGGTCCCACGTATCGGGTAGGCGTGGATCGTCCGCCACCACGCCCGTCCCGTCAGGACCGCGAAAGCGGGTCCAATTCTCTTGCCCCTGCGCGATGGTATTCCCAAACCACAGGACCAACGACCAGCAAATCACGAGGACGTCAGCACGGCGAAGCATGGTGGAACTCGCGGCGAGAATGGTGATCCCCTCGAATGATATAAAGGATTGTCGCAGATCGCTTACCACCGAACCAGCAACTGCGGAATTCGCGACGTAACTGCTCGGGCGCCTTGCCGGACAAGGACTTGCGTCTTCGAAAAGCTCTCTGGACGATCCGACTCGCACAGCAGACAATGCGTGCCTAATTCATGTTGTCCGCGACCCGCTAGCTTATTAGCGGTTCGTGGGTATCTTGATGGTGTCGATTTCGCCCAGTCCTCGAGGTTTGCCCAGCGAAGGGGGCAGACCTTAAACGGCAAGGCGGACGAAAGAGGCGCCGCGAGCTTACTGTTTCTCTCGCTCTTATTCTCATTCCTCGTTTCGCGCTGCGAGCATTTCGATGTGGGACGCCTGGAGCGCCCTTCCGCTCGGACACCAACTCGCGTTTCTCCTTGCGCTGGCGATTGCCTTCGGCTTTGAGTTCATCAACGGTTTTCACGACACCGCCAACGCCGTGACCACCGTCATCTATACCGGCACATTGCGGCCCACGCCCGCCGTGCTCTTCTCGGGCTTTTGCAACTTTCTCGGCGTATTGCTCGGCGGTACGGCAGTCGCGTTTGCGATCGTGAACCTGCTGCCCGTGGATTTACTGATCGAAAGCTCGTCGGTCCGCTCGATCGTAATGGTCTTGTCGCTGCTGCTGGCAGGCATGATCTGGAACCTGGGGACCTGGTGGTACGGATTGCCGGTTTCGAGTTCGCACACGTTGATCGGTTCGATCCTCGGCGTCGGTTTGGCCGATAGCCTGGTGCAGCGCGGCAACATGACCGGCATCAACTGGGCCAAGGCCGCAGACGTGGGAATGTCGCTGTTGATTTCGCCCGCCATCGGTTTCGCGGCGGCGGCCATCTTGCTGCTCGTCATGAAACGAGTGTTTACGAATCCGAACCTGTATCACCCGCCCGGCGAAGGAGATAGCCCTCCGAACTGGATCCGCGGCGTGCTGCTGGCCACATGTGGCGGCGTCAGCTTCGCCCACGGTTCGAACGACGGTCAAAAGGGGATGGGGCTGATCCTGTTGGCCCTGATTGGATTTTTGCCCACCTACTATTCGCTGAACGTTCACGACGCCGGCCTGGCCGGGAGTCTGCGCGACGCTGCGATCGCCATCGATAGCATCGTTGAAAGCGAAGCGCCGACCGTAGCCGACAAGGTACGGCCCGACATGCAGACCATCGCCACTGTGCTGGCCGGCAAAGACTCGTTGGCCGATGTTTCGCGAGAAGACCGCTGGCACGTGCGCCAGGCGATTTTTCGCTTTAGATATACGCTGGCCAATTCGAAGTTGACGCCGGAAACGCATCAGGCTTTGAAGGAACACCATCGCGAATTTACACGTGCCATCGAGTACGTCCCGTTCTGGGTCGTTGTCGGTGTGGCCCTGGCATTGGGCATTGGCACGACGATCGGCTACAAGCGCATCGTGGTGACCGTGGCCGAGAAAATCGGCAAGTCGCACCTGACTTATGCCCAAGGGGCCGCGGCCGAAGTCGTCGCTGCCGCAACGATCGGCATGGCCGACGTCTTTCACCTGCCTGTAAGCACAACCCAGGTTCTTTCTTCCGGCATCGCCGGCACGATGTGGGCCAATCGCTCAGGTATTCAATCGCAGACGGTGAAGAAGATCGGCCTGGCCTGGGCGATGACCCTGCCGGCCGCGATCCTGTTGTCGGCTAGCCTGTTCACGCTCGGCGGCGCTTTGATCCCGGGCGCCCGGGCCAAGCCTGCGACACAGGCCAGCGAAATGCACGCGGCCTCGCACGCCGCCCCCGTGGCCCAGGCCGAATCGGGCGCGGCCCGCCGCTAATCCGTCGAAGTCCAGGTTCGCGACGAGTCATCCGAGTTCTAGCGCGGCTTCAGATACTTGTCGAAGAAGGCGAACATCGCCTCCTGGGCTCGCTTCGCATCCTCACCCTTGAAGCCGTGCCCTGCCCCGTCCAACTTCAAGAGTTCGGCCTCGACGTCCGCCGCGTGCAGCCGGTCGATCAGCCATTCGGCTTGCTCGAAGGCCACGTACTTGTCATCGGTGCCATGGATCGCCAGTGTCGGCGCCGCGTCCGGCGTGACCCAATACAGCGGGCTGGCTTGCAGATGCCGATGTCGGGCTGTTTGCAAGTCCCCTCCGAGAAACAGCGGCAAGACCTCGGCCGCGTCCACGCTCTTGCCGTAAGACTTTGTAAAGTCGCTTGGGCCGTAAACGTCGACGACACAATTCACCGCGCTCGATTGATCCAGATTGCCCCCCTCCATACCGTCCAGCTTCTTAACTTCGCCCGTCAAGCCGAGGAACAGTGCCAAGTGGCCGCCGGCCGAATCGCCCGTAGCGCCGATACGGGTCGGATCGATGCCATACTTGCCGGCATTGGCGCGCAGCCAACGGACGACCGCTTTCACGTCATGCACAGCGGCCGGAAACTGGTGCTTCGGCGCCAAGCGATACGTCGGCGTCACCGCCACATAGCCGCGCTCGGCCAATTTTACGCACAACGCGTCATGATGTTCGCGATTCCCGGCGCGAAAGCCTCCACCATGAATGCAAACGATCGCCGGCCGTACCCCCTGGCCATCTTTAGGGTGCGCCATGTCCAGCGACAGCGACTCTCCCTCAGGGCGCGAGTATTCGATGTTCGTCTCGAAAATGACGCTCTCGGGCACCTCCACCTTTGCCGGCGCAGCTTGAACAACAACTTGCGAAGCCCCACTGACGAAGAGAATAGCAAGCGCTACTAAGATCGAACGTCCGCATGGCATCGTGATATGTCCTTGGGTGTTTACTGGCGGGGAGATACGTGAGGGTCGCGCCTAGCGCCTCATTCTTATTGGCCAGATGCGCGCGTCAATGGGCTTACCGCGCGCCTTGCCGGTCGAGAGCTTCGCGCTCCGCGATCAACTGGCGTTCGGCTGCTCGCCAACGGCTGGTAAGCGACCCCCACAGACGCCATGTCGCCGGTGCGCGGCGGATCATGCCTTCCATCGCGATGCCGAAGGCCAGCGCCGCGGCACGCTGCGCCGCAGGATCGCGCGGATCGAGTTCCGACAGTGGCAACCTGGCGCCGAACTCGACGAGCACCCCCTCAGACTCGGGCGATTCCTGCCGCGCGACTAAAACAGGCACCACCGCGGCGCCAGTGCGCAAGGCCAAGGCGACGGGCGCACTGGCAATCTTCACAACGCCGCCTAATAGCGCCGAAGGAATGCCCGGCGTGCCTGGATAAAGAAAGTCGGCGTAAATGGCCACGCACTCGCCACGTGCCAATCGGGCGATCATCGGCCGTAGCGCCGCGGCGGTCGTGGGCAGAATTTCAACGCGGTCGCGTAAACCATCGAGCAACAGCGATGCCTGAGGCGCCGTGCGGTCCCCCAGATTCGCGACCGTGCTGACACCGATTCCGCGCCAAGCGGGATGTAAAAACCCGAAGCCTGGATGGCTTTGATGCACCGACAATAAGAGGACGCCTCGCCCCGCGTCGAGCGCGCTATGTAGATGCTCGTCACCCAGGATCGTCACCTGGTCAAACAGTTCGCTCGCTGTCACGTGGCGAAAGTCGAGCGTATCCGAAAGATTCACAAGCAGTTCTTGCGTGTGGCGCCGCAGTAGCTGCTCTCGATCGCGCGCAGCCCAAATGTAATCTAGACTCTTGGTTGATCCGCGCAGTCGCGATGCGTACCCGCCCCAATCGTTGTCGAACGTGGCGGCACCGGCCTCGATTAATAGGGCCCGCCGCTCGGCGGATGGTATCCCGCCGGCGGCGGCAACCCACGATTCATCGCTCAGCCACTCGTAGAGCAGCCGCGGCAGGCCATTCATGGCGTCGACACGAGGCAGTACTGCCAAGTCTGCCTCGAGTCGTTGGGCAAACGAGTTTCGATTCACCTGGCTTCCTCGCATCGCCGACAGCCCGGAAGGGAACGCAAGCCTACGCTCGTGATCATGCCGCGAGCCTGTTTGATCGTGGCCTACGAACCTTGGCAGAGCTTGAATATCCCTTCGTCATCAGCTTCATCATCATCCTTCTCGGTGATCTTAACGGCACTCATGCCATACGTGACGTCGCGGTGAAAGATGAGCTTCAATGTCTCTTCAATCACGTCGGGATGCGTATTCTGGATATCGGTTACCTCGTCGAAAAGTGCTTTCGGCAGCCTGATCTCGATTGTTGTCGAAGGATCAGCGGCCTTGGCCTTCGGCTTCGGTTTCTTCTTTTTCGCCATTCTTCATTCCTTTGTCAGAAGATGGTGGTTTCCTACGATGCCGCACGGCGAACGATTTGCGCCGCGGCGATCGTGCAAAGTGTCTAGATTGCTGGCTCGCGTGTCAACAATTTTTGTCGACCGCGAATGGGGGGCACTAAATCTCTGCATTGCCACTAAGCGGCCGGCGGCCCCGTCTCGCCTAACAGATGCGCGGCTTCTTCGTAGAGTAAACGAACCTGCCGCAAGTGGCGCGGCGTCTGCGCCCACTCGACCCCTTGCGCGAACCATTGGCGCGCTTCATTCTGCCGACCAAGTTGCCAGAGCGCCATCGACAGATAGAACCAATCCCATGCCTCGCCCTTGCCGCCGGAGAGTTGCATGCTGCGCTCGAGTGCTTCGACCGTCGCCTGATATTGCGAATTGCGATAATACGCGATGCCCAGCGTGCTCCAAGCCATCGCGTCGCGCGGCCCTACTTCAGTCGCGCGCTTTGCCAAACGCAACGCCTCTTCTGGCTTGCGCACCTGCGGATCCGGATAAGTCGCCAGGAATTTCGCCGTTTGATTGCACAGTGCCAGGCTATCGGGAAAGTAATTCAGAGCGGCAAAATAAATCTCCGAGGCCTCGGCCGGCTGTTGCCCCACCTCGTACATCTCTCCCAGAGTCGACGCGACCAGCGCCCACTCCTCGCGGTATAACTTCGAATCGGGGTATTCGACCGTCAGACTTTTCAATAATTGCTCCGAACCGCGCATCTGCTCCATCGCCGCCTTTTCATTGCGCAGCGTGTAGCTGGCAATTCCCAAATAGTAGTAAAAGCCGGCCAGGTCCTGGCGAAATCCTGGGACGTCGGGCGCTTGCGCGACTAACTTCTCCCAGATCAGGCTCCCCTTGCGAACTAGCGCCAGCGCGGCAAGCGGATTCGACGGCGGCACCTCGGCACGGCGATTGTAGCGCGGTCCGCGAAAGAACCCGCCGATCCAGCTTGCGTATTGCCTGACGTCGGATCCCGATTCCATGACTTGCTCGACCAGGTCCAGCCCCTTCCGCAGCGATACCAGCGATTCGTCCGTACTTCCCATCGTCAGTTGCAATTGCGACAACCGTAGATACGCCGAGGCAACCTCGGCCTTGATTTGTGGGTCGCTGCCGTGGTCGCGCATGAATTCCTGGTAATAGCCGAGCGCCGATTCGAGCAACTCGCTACGCAATGGTTGCAGGCCCGCCTCGTCCAACAAAGTGCTCTCGCTGACCTGGGTCATGTAGTCGTCCACGGCGCGCCGTGCTCGGCGAAAGTTCTCCTCCGCGCGCAGTTGCTGACGCTCGGTTTCTTGCCGCTGCCGTGCCTCGCCGGCCAGCGCCTGTTGCGATTCGGTCCGCCGCTGCTCGGCTTCTTGGCGAGCCACGGTTTCCCCGTCGAGCGCCCGTCGTGTCCTCTCATAGGCCAGGGCCGAGATGACCGTTGTCATCAACATCGCGGTCACCGCGATCGTGGCCAGGCTGGCCACCATTGGATTGCGCCGCATCCAGCGCCAGGATCGTTCGGCCGTACTAACAGGTCGGGCGACGATCGGCCGGTCCTCGAGGAATCGTCGCAAATCCTCGGCCAACTCGCCGGCCGTCGCATAGCGACGCGATGGCTCCTTGGCCAAGGCCTTCAGTGCGATCGTCTCCAGATCACGCGGCAGCCGATCATTTAGCTTTCGCGGCGCGCGTGGTTCATCGAACAACACCTGGTGGATCAACATGCGCTTGTTGCCGCGAAACGGCAGCTCGCCCGTCAGCAGTTGGTAGAGGATGACACCCAGCGAATAGACGTCGCTGCGACCGTCGACCAGGTGCGCCTCGCCGCGCGCTTGCTCGGGGGACATGTAGGCCGGAGTACCCAACACCCGACCATCAATCGTCACCGTGATCTCGGCTGACTCTTGCTTGGCCAGGCCGAAGTCGACCACATGCGGCATCCCTTGATGGTCGACCAGGATATTGTTCGGCTTCAAGTCGCGGTGTACGATGCCGCGCCGATGGGCATGGTCGAGCGCGTCGGCCACGACCGCGCACAACTCGGCCGCCTCGCGCGGATTCGGCCGATCGCTTTGAATCTGATCGGCCAGCGTGACGCCCGCGATGAAGTCACTGACGATGTAGATCAAGCCGTCGCTGCGCCCTACTTCGTACACGGTGACGATGTTCGGATGGCGCAGTTGTGCCACGGCCCGCGCTTCGCGCAGGAATTCCTCCTGATCGCGGATCGACGCGCCCTGGGCGCGCGGGATCTTGATCGCCACGATCCGGTTGAGCTCGGTATCCCGCGACTTCCAAACGGTTCCGAACCCGCCGACACCGACCGCTTCGAGCAGATCGAAGTGGGCCAGCCGATCGATCGAGCCGCGACCCCGGCTGGTGGTGCTGACGTCAGCCAACAAATTGAACGTGCTGCCACACTGTGGGCAGGTCACGTCAATAAAATCTGTTGCCTGACTAACGTCGATTGGCTTATGGCACTGCGGACAGCGAATCTGCATGAAAAACCCCCAGAGGAGGGTCATTATAAACAGCCCGGCGGCCCTCGTCGCGGGCAATCCCTTTGGCGAAAATGGCCCTCTCGCCGTGGGGACGAAAGCCTTGATCCGCGTGCTACAATGGCTGTTTCTCGCCGCCCAGAATGGCTTGGGCCGGCACGCCGCTTTCGACCCTAGCAACGCAGACGAATCCTCTTTACATGCCGCCGCTTACGCATCGCCACGGAGTTGCCCAGTACACCTGGGAGCATTACCAGACGGACTTTGCCGATCGCCACCTGTTGCATGGCGTGATCGCCAAATGGGCTCGCGAGCGCCCGGACGCTGTCGCGATTATCGAGGTCGACACCGGGCGTGAGTTCACGTACGCCCAGTTCGAGCAAACAATCACCGCGCTGTCGATGAAGCTGTGGCGAATGGGATTTCGACCCGGCGATTTCTTCGCGACCACACTGCCGCTATTGGCCGAGCATGTCTTCCTGGAATACGCCTGTTTCAAAATCGGCGTTATCCACGCGCCGCTCGACCTGCGGCTCAAAGCGCCCGAAGTCGTGCGCTCGCTGGAATTGATTAAAGCCCGCGGCTTTGCCTTTTTGGGTCAGACGCCGGTGGCCGATTTTTCGCCCCTGGGTCAAGCGGTCCAGCAACACTGTCCATTCGTCAAACAACTGGTGCAGTTCGCGCCCCCCGCCGGAACGATTCCCGGCGCGACGTCAGCGTTGACTCTGGCAGCCGAGGCTGAAGCCGAAGCGCGCGCCGTAGCGGCCGATCCGCAAAGCTGGCCCGAACTTCCCGCGTACCTGGCCGCGGTCGCCGCGGTGCAGGAAACCGACGGCGCGCAAGTCATCTACACCACCGGATCGACCGGCTTTCCCAAACCGGCGCTACTGTCGCATCGCAATATCACGGTGCAGAACATGTGCCTGGCCGGCGGCTTCGACATGACGGACCATCCGCGCATGTTGGTCAATCTTCCCCCGTCCCACGTTGGCTGCCAGGCCGAGCAGTTGATGACCACGCTTTTCTCGGGGGGAACAGCCGTGGTGCTGCACATCTTCGACGCGGAAAAGACCTTGGCTGCGATTGAAAAATACCGCGTGGCCTGCTTCGGGCAGATCCCAGCCATGTTCGCCATACAATGGCGGCTGCCAAATTATGCCAAGTACGATCTCTCGTCGTTACGTTTTGCCCTCTACGGCGGACAGGCGGTCACCCGGCAGTTCCTCGAACAGTTGCAAACCATGGCGCCGCAATGCGGCACAGGGCTAGGCCTGTCGGAAATGGCCGGCTTCGTCACCTACAGCCCGCTGGGAGGCACGGTCGACGAGCTGTTGGCCGGCGTCGGCTTCGATATGCCGGTCACGCCGCTGTCAATTCGCAAGCCCATGAACGACGATGGCACGGCCGGCGACGAGCTTCCCGATGGCGAACCTGGCGAAATCTGCTTTAGCGGCCCGCAGGTTTTCATCAGCTACGTCAACAACGACGAAGCGTATCGGCACACCGTTTCCAGCGATGGTTTTTGCTACACCGGCGACCTCGGCTACAAGACCGAGAAGGGATTGGTCTTTGCCGGACGATCCAAACTGGTAATCAAGCCCAAGGGCTACCAGGTGCATCCGGCCCAGATCGAAGGGCATTTCGCCATGCTCAGCGACAAGGTCTCGGCCTGTGCCGCGGTCGGGCAACCGCACGAGATCTTCAGCGAGGCCATCGTCCTCTTCGTCGAAACGAAGGCCGAAAACCAGCTCAGCATCGCCGAGCTTGAAAAGCACGCCCGAGGTATCGCGGCCTACATGCGTCCCACGCACTACGAATTGCTGCCGCCGGCCGGCCTGCCACTTAACCGTGTGGCAAAAACGGATTACGTGCTATTACGCGAACGCGCCGCCGCGACGGTCGAAAAACTACGCGAAGCCGGTGGCTGGGATCGGTAGATCCGCCGCGCGTTAAAAAAGCGGTGAGCTACCGTGTATGTCGGTAGCTCACCGCTGAGGCTCGTAGTTTTCGGACTACTTCTTCTTGGCCTCGGGCAGCTCGGCCACTTCGACCTTGCGGATGCAAACCTTGCTTCCCGGATCGTGCTGCTGGAAGGCGAAATGCCCTTCCTTGAAGCTCTGGGCAAAGTCGAAGTACTCATACAGTTCGTCGCCGTTGACCGTGATCTTGATCTTGGTCACCGGGCGGCCGCGCCACGGCTCGTCCTTCACCTGGATATCGTAGGTGAACCAGGTATCCGGCTCGACCAGTCGCTTGTAAACATGGCAGAAGCCGTACAGCGATCCCGTGCGGATCGGGTCGTTGTGCGTGCTATCGATCTGCGCCTCGTAGCCGTCCATGAACGAGGGCTTGCGGGTCGTGCGGAAATAGAGCCCTGAGTTGCCCTTGTCGTTGATCTTGATTTCAGCGCGATAGCGGAAGTTCTTGTATGGGCCCTTGGTCGAGACCAGCATTGATGCCGGACCCGAACCGCAAATCGCCCCGTCCTTGACTTCCCACACGCTCGCGTCGCCGCCTACCTTTTCCCAGCCATCCAGGCTCTTACCGTCGAACAGCGCGACCCATTCCGGCTCGGCAGCTGTCGCGATCGTCGGCGCCTGTGAAATCATCAAGGTAACGGCCGCCATCGACAGCAAGCAAAACGCACATTTCATTGGTTGATTCCTCATCGTGATCGAACAGTAAAGTTGGTTGTCTTGCACAACGCGGGACTGCGAGCCACCTTACATCGAGTGTTCGGCACGTCAAGCGGGGCACCTCGCCTGGTCGCAGGAAAACAAGGCGCTCCGCGAAGCCATACACGGCAGCGAACGGGTGCCAGGGTTCCCATGCGGCGCTAGTGGCATGCCCTTTCTCTCGCACGGCGGGCGCTTTTTCGACCCGCTGCGGTTAGGATGACCGCACTCGATAAATCGCATCCTCTGCCCTTGCTGCCGGCACCATCCACTCCAGCAGCCGGCGAACAAATCATGCCCGAAATACCGCACGATACTGACCCACCGGAAAACGACAGCGCATCGATACCCCATGTCGTAACATCTGGCATGCGGCGTTTCGCCACACTGCCCGTCGCTCTCGCGATTGTCGCGATCTTACTGGCCGGGGGCGTCTGGCTGCGCGCCAATAGCCGACCCTGGTGGTGCGCCTGCGGTCAGCCGTTCCTATGGTCGGGCCAGGTTCAGAGCTCGCACAATTCACAGCACCTTTTCGACCCGTACAGCTTTACTCACATGCTGCACGGCGTGGTCTTCTTTTGGGTCTTGGCGTTATGCCTGCCCAGGCTCTCGGTGCCGTGGCGTTTTGTCGGCGCCGTGACGATCGAGACGCTCTGGGAGCTACTGGAGAACTCGAACATGGTCATCGAGCGCTACCGTACGGCCACGATGGCGCTCGGCTACGAAGGGGATTCAATCGGCAACTCGTTCGGCGACGTGCTGAGCTGTTCGCTCGGGTTCTTTCTGGCGCTGCGGCTGGGAGCATGGGGCTCGCTGGCCTTATTTCTCGCAACGGAGCTCACGCTCGTGCTCTGGATCCGCGATAGCTTGATCCTTAGCACCCTCATGCTGATTCATCCGCTCGAGTCTCTGAAAAACTGGCAGCAAGGAAGCTAAGGCCGATGGCTTCCCGGCCATGACTGGCTCTTGCATTTCGCACCCCGCACAGTCGATAATGGGGCTTGCCTGCCAGATACCCTACCTGCCTGTTTGAAAACCCGCGCGGTTGCGGCCCAATCACTCCCTCCCTCCGTGGGCCAAGTGATGCCTATTTATTTGCGTATAGCTCTCGTCGCGCTTCTGTGCAGCGTTACGGCGCGCGCAGCGAAGAGCGCTGATAACGTTCCTGCTGACCCAACCGTGACCGTGGTCCCAGTCGCTGCGCCGCTATTCGAATCTGACGTCCGCCCGATCTTGCGGACCCACTGTTTCGACTGCCACGGCGCTAACGATGAAAAGAAGGGGAACCTCGACCTCCGGCTGGTCCGTTTCCTCCTCGCCGGTGGAGACTCGGGCGCTGCGATCACGCCAGGCGATCCGGCAGGCAGCAATTTGCTCGCCCGGATTCGCGCCGGCGAAATGCCCCCGGGCGACGGCAAGCTGACGGCCAAGGAAATCGAAATTCTCGAACGCTGGATCGCGGCCGGCGCGAAAACCGCGCGCCCCGAGCCCGAGACGATTCCGCCCGGCGTCGGCATTTCGGTCGAAGAGCGTTCGTGGTGGGCCTTCCAACCACTGCGTCGCCCCGCGGTTCCAATATCGACCGATCCGCGCGTGCGAAATCCGATCGACGCGCTATTGCGCGCGGCGATGCCC
It includes:
- a CDS encoding protein kinase, which gives rise to MTLLWGFFMQIRCPQCHKPIDVSQATDFIDVTCPQCGSTFNLLADVSTTSRGRGSIDRLAHFDLLEAVGVGGFGTVWKSRDTELNRIVAIKIPRAQGASIRDQEEFLREARAVAQLRHPNIVTVYEVGRSDGLIYIVSDFIAGVTLADQIQSDRPNPREAAELCAVVADALDHAHRRGIVHRDLKPNNILVDHQGMPHVVDFGLAKQESAEITVTIDGRVLGTPAYMSPEQARGEAHLVDGRSDVYSLGVILYQLLTGELPFRGNKRMLIHQVLFDEPRAPRKLNDRLPRDLETIALKALAKEPSRRYATAGELAEDLRRFLEDRPIVARPVSTAERSWRWMRRNPMVASLATIAVTAMLMTTVISALAYERTRRALDGETVARQEAEQRRTESQQALAGEARQRQETERQQLRAEENFRRARRAVDDYMTQVSESTLLDEAGLQPLRSELLESALGYYQEFMRDHGSDPQIKAEVASAYLRLSQLQLTMGSTDESLVSLRKGLDLVEQVMESGSDVRQYASWIGGFFRGPRYNRRAEVPPSNPLAALALVRKGSLIWEKLVAQAPDVPGFRQDLAGFYYYLGIASYTLRNEKAAMEQMRGSEQLLKSLTVEYPDSKLYREEWALVASTLGEMYEVGQQPAEASEIYFAALNYFPDSLALCNQTAKFLATYPDPQVRKPEEALRLAKRATEVGPRDAMAWSTLGIAYYRNSQYQATVEALERSMQLSGGKGEAWDWFYLSMALWQLGRQNEARQWFAQGVEWAQTPRHLRQVRLLYEEAAHLLGETGPPAA
- a CDS encoding inorganic phosphate transporter; this translates as MWDAWSALPLGHQLAFLLALAIAFGFEFINGFHDTANAVTTVIYTGTLRPTPAVLFSGFCNFLGVLLGGTAVAFAIVNLLPVDLLIESSSVRSIVMVLSLLLAGMIWNLGTWWYGLPVSSSHTLIGSILGVGLADSLVQRGNMTGINWAKAADVGMSLLISPAIGFAAAAILLLVMKRVFTNPNLYHPPGEGDSPPNWIRGVLLATCGGVSFAHGSNDGQKGMGLILLALIGFLPTYYSLNVHDAGLAGSLRDAAIAIDSIVESEAPTVADKVRPDMQTIATVLAGKDSLADVSREDRWHVRQAIFRFRYTLANSKLTPETHQALKEHHREFTRAIEYVPFWVVVGVALALGIGTTIGYKRIVVTVAEKIGKSHLTYAQGAAAEVVAAATIGMADVFHLPVSTTQVLSSGIAGTMWANRSGIQSQTVKKIGLAWAMTLPAAILLSASLFTLGGALIPGARAKPATQASEMHAASHAAPVAQAESGAARR
- a CDS encoding alpha/beta hydrolase; the protein is MPCGRSILVALAILFVSGASQVVVQAAPAKVEVPESVIFETNIEYSRPEGESLSLDMAHPKDGQGVRPAIVCIHGGGFRAGNREHHDALCVKLAERGYVAVTPTYRLAPKHQFPAAVHDVKAVVRWLRANAGKYGIDPTRIGATGDSAGGHLALFLGLTGEVKKLDGMEGGNLDQSSAVNCVVDVYGPSDFTKSYGKSVDAAEVLPLFLGGDLQTARHRHLQASPLYWVTPDAAPTLAIHGTDDKYVAFEQAEWLIDRLHAADVEAELLKLDGAGHGFKGEDAKRAQEAMFAFFDKYLKPR
- a CDS encoding DUF1080 domain-containing protein, translated to MISQAPTIATAAEPEWVALFDGKSLDGWEKVGGDASVWEVKDGAICGSGPASMLVSTKGPYKNFRYRAEIKINDKGNSGLYFRTTRKPSFMDGYEAQIDSTHNDPIRTGSLYGFCHVYKRLVEPDTWFTYDIQVKDEPWRGRPVTKIKITVNGDELYEYFDFAQSFKEGHFAFQQHDPGSKVCIRKVEVAELPEAKKK
- a CDS encoding class I adenylate-forming enzyme family protein, translated to MPPLTHRHGVAQYTWEHYQTDFADRHLLHGVIAKWARERPDAVAIIEVDTGREFTYAQFEQTITALSMKLWRMGFRPGDFFATTLPLLAEHVFLEYACFKIGVIHAPLDLRLKAPEVVRSLELIKARGFAFLGQTPVADFSPLGQAVQQHCPFVKQLVQFAPPAGTIPGATSALTLAAEAEAEARAVAADPQSWPELPAYLAAVAAVQETDGAQVIYTTGSTGFPKPALLSHRNITVQNMCLAGGFDMTDHPRMLVNLPPSHVGCQAEQLMTTLFSGGTAVVLHIFDAEKTLAAIEKYRVACFGQIPAMFAIQWRLPNYAKYDLSSLRFALYGGQAVTRQFLEQLQTMAPQCGTGLGLSEMAGFVTYSPLGGTVDELLAGVGFDMPVTPLSIRKPMNDDGTAGDELPDGEPGEICFSGPQVFISYVNNDEAYRHTVSSDGFCYTGDLGYKTEKGLVFAGRSKLVIKPKGYQVHPAQIEGHFAMLSDKVSACAAVGQPHEIFSEAIVLFVETKAENQLSIAELEKHARGIAAYMRPTHYELLPPAGLPLNRVAKTDYVLLRERAAATVEKLREAGGWDR
- a CDS encoding PQQ-binding-like beta-propeller repeat protein; protein product: MLRRADVLVICWSLVLWFGNTIAQGQENWTRFRGPDGTGVVADDPRLPDTWDQEKNVRWKARIPGRGWGSPIVWQDRVFISAVDSDDEYEAPKRGLYLGLGRGEPPDSIHHWRVYCLDFKTGEVLWKKDAHEGKPVVPRHPKNTYAAETPTTDGQRLYVLFGDLGLYCYDFDGNHLWTYDIAPKKSMLAYGAAASPIVVGNQVVFVYDNSEDSYIAAVDGATGKLLWKTSRDEQSTWGTPLAWHHGDTTEIVATGRKENRSYNTAGELLWHFDGHMSSLTIPSPFVVDGLLYITSGYFQDKNRPVYAIKPGANGDITLGEGQTSNDYIKWSLEKMGPYNTSPIVYGGLYYTLLDLGMVTCNDAATGEQVFSRTRFPQGASFTASPWAYNGKIFFLSEAGDTYVMPVGREFTIDHTNSLDELCIATPAIAQGKLLIRTAEHVYCIGREAP